The DNA segment agcagcagcagcagcagtatcagggcagatgaacttgccagtgagagtgagagcaagcaggcagaaaACAAAGTTTACTTACATGTTCTTCTATCTGGGCACCCATCACCCCTTCTGCTATACTTTGTCGGTCAACAAATGTTGTAGGAGTGGATCAGAGTCCAGAGGGCATCTTCTGAGACTTCTGAGATCAACATCCTGGAGCAAAGAACTGGACCAGAGACACACAGTGGTAGAAATATAAACAGTTTAttgagaaaggaaagggattgcTGAGAATGAAAGGTGTCCTGAGACCTGGGAAAGGTCTGAGTCTCACATGCTCTGTGTCATTAGATGTTCcatgtaggggtggttgtctgtacCCTGAAACACTAcccctagtaggcagcaggtaactgctaggaacttgctcctccccctcctgggtgtgtgtgtgtggctgaggtggaccccttaagacctgggatgaaTACGTACAAGCTGGTTTGCTCTTTTGTCTACCTAGTGGTCTTGGATGTCGGTGCTATGGATCAaggcagagttcttcagagaactgaGTTGGTCCATGCCTCACCCCTCCCGGATCCTGAGACAAACTCCTTTATATTTGTGGATCCTCCTTGCCCCATTTTCCTACCTCAAGCTCTTCAGCTGGGCCTAGACTTCAAGGGAAGTGGCATGAGATTTCACCCTTCAATAAGAGACACATCCAAAAATGTGCAGGCAAGTGTGAAACACATCGTGAGAGGGTCTGAGCACTGCACAGCACTGCACTGAGGTACCACAAAACAGGTATTCCAGACTAATCTCCTTTAACTCTGCCTAACTTAGCATTTCTCATGCCGCTCACTTTATTCTGGACACTAGCATCAAATATTCTAACAGGCTTACGCTGCCACTCTGTCTTGAAATGTGATAGCTTGTCTATTTTCTGTTTGAATTCATCCAAGAACACCTTCTGAATCCATTTCAACTTAGCTGGTGCtaaaaatgaaatgttgaaaGGATTTAATTCCTTTTCTTATCATCCTTGTAAATGTAGTACTATTGGGAAGATGATAGAACCTCAGGAGATGGAGCCTTACTAAGGAAGTACATTACATCATCCCATGGTATGCACTTGAGGTTGTATAACTTGGCCCCACTCTCTGTTCTCGCTCTGgtttctaggctggcctcacactcttTCTGCTTTGCCTTCCCCACAGTGATGAACCTAGGGAACCATaatccaaaataaaccctttctcccctatgTTGATTTTGTCAGGTATcctatcacagcaagagaaaaaatGCCGGGGTATActtacaaacagacacacaccacagggGAGTGGGGACTGGAGTCTGCAGCATCAAGATTAATGTATGGAAGAAGCCAGttgacagagaaaggcagaaagcCCTTCCCCACCTTGgctacacaaaacaaacagagcaTGTGTGAGAAAAGGCCAAGACACACAAAAGCAAGAGGAGAGTGCTGTGGACGTGACCTATAAAGGGTGGGGAGCTTCATGGCCCAGTGTCTTCGAACATCAACCTTTCACCATCTCGCTAGCCCACACCCTTTCTCagagtctctttctctttcttaagagACTGTTTCTATTATCTTACCATATGTCCCTGGAACAATGTTGGAACATAGAACCTGGAAGCTTCAACAGGTGCCTTCCGAACTCAGATttgccccaacacacacacacacacacacacacacacacacacacacacacacacacacgagcatgtACACAtgctctttgagaatttcatatgtacatacaatgTGTCTTGATTATATCTACACCAGCTTTCCTATGCCACTTACCATAGACACACACTCCTTAACACATCCCTCCCCAGCTTTCATTATGTCTCCCTTTtaaaataacccactgagtccaattagtgctgcccacatttCAATGTCTATGTGGCTCTCATTAGGACACAGAAAACCTTccacacccctaaagaaaacACCCCACCTACCCCAGCAACCGTCAAAACCAGTAGCTCTCCAGCAATACAAGTGACTTGTGAGCTCATCTCTCATCAGTACTGGGATCCTGACTGTTTTGATCTTGCGCAGATAGCCATAGCTGCTGTGTTTATTTGTGCAGCAGCCATGGCATGCCCAGAGGACAGCACTTTGCAGCTAACCCCATATCCCccagctcttacaatttttcttccctcttttccacAGAGGTCCAAGAGCCTTGCCAGGACTGACATGAGCAGGCAACAGCCACTTATTCACAGGTTTGGACCAGTTATGATTTCATCTCTAATCATTCTTATTAGAAACCATGACAACCTCCTTCTGTACTTTGGCTCTATATAAAACATACACAACAAATGACCTCATAATACCACATGTTCCTCATGGCCATTGCTTTTGTAAAAGCTTTGCTGGGTAACCAAGCCCAGAGGTGCCACATACAGATTATACACCGCTCCCGCATTGAACAATCTGAATGTCAGAGCCAGAACCAACTGTCCAGCCGGTTTCCCTATGCCATCAGCTCCAAGTTGCCTTCCTAAGGAAAACTGATGTAGAGGAATGTTGTTTGTCTAGAATGGTTGCACAGCTTGCAGGTGTATAATTAGTCAGTCACTGGTCAGTGTGTAAATACTCCATAAATTGCTTTGTTTGTGCATGGAAAATGTTCTGCAGAAAGAGGAGGTATTACAGCAACCAGAGCTGAACACAAGAGATAAGGCATTGTGGGAAAGAACAAGCATGAGAGGCAACACTGTTCTGTGTCCCTTTGCTGGGACAAAGCTCATAGGTTCCTGCTCCTCGTTTTCTAAGAACATTGACTCCCCTGGGTGAATAATTACAGCTCTTCTGAGTACCAAAACCAGCCATAAGCTGAAATTAAATTATATCATAAAGCCCTACAAGTAACTGGAAGAAGGTTCAGAAATATAAAGGCAAGAGAACCCAGAGCTAAGTATGAAATATTACTTGGAGCCATGTCCTTGTCTCCCAGTGCTGATGAAGTGAAAAGCTGAGCACCATCCCATGCAGACATAAAGGACCACTATCAAATAGTCatccccagcacttggcaatGGCTGTTGCAGTGATTTCAATTCCAGTGGGGTGttggagggaggcaggggtgATAATGCTGGATCAGCTTCATGTCCTTGCTCTGTGGCTGACTCGTCTGGTGACCTTCAGCCTGTCACCTCCCAACCTGTGTCTTAGCTATTCAGATGAAATAAGATGAAAATAGaatttgtgcttttattttttcccccaaacagCTCAGATGCTCAtaagctaataaaaaaaaaatgtgccactTAAAGTGTAGAAAACaggagttggctcagcaggtaagaccacttgctgctcttccaaaggacctgaattcaatggTGGACAGCTTACAagcaactgtaatcccagctccagtGGGTCTTACAGGCTCttatggcctctgagggcacctccttctcccctctcatgcactcaaacacacacacaccaacaccaccaccaccaccaccaccacataaacacattttttttaaattaatatataaaatagtctagaaatagccaggcagtggtggcgtacaccttttgtcccagcactcaggaggcagaggcaggtggatctctgtgagttcaaggccagcctgatctacaaagtgagttccaggaaaggtgcaaaactacacagagaaaccctgtctcgagaaaaaaaaaaagcctagaaaTATAGTTCAGGTAATGGAGTACTTGCCTAATGTGACTGAAGCCCTGAGTTCTGTATCTAAcaccacataaaactggccaTGATGGTATATATCATAAGCTCAACActtaagaggtagaggcaagaggatcataagttcaaggtaaCTCAGCTACATacattcaaggctagcctgagcatgtgagatcctgcctcaaaataaaatgtagaaagaccaatatcttaaaacaaacaaacaaacaaacaaaaacaagtttaaCTAACATTGAACCATCTGGCCAAGAGACCATCCCTCAGAAAGGTTGGTTCCACCTGAAGACATGCCaaggagatgggaggaataattatccttTAATGATACACTGCTCTTGCACCTCCCTAAAGACCTCCCTCCTGCACTGGCTTACAGCTCTCCCTGCTAAGCCTGCCTATTCTTATGAGTTCTAACTCAGAaagaatacattttctgaatctacttttaaattatttaaccaAGAAGACCAAGGAACAACAAAGGGAACCCTGATTTCCACCATAACAGTATTGGGTTTCACTAGCGCATTTTCAAAcatctttcttcccccttcttctcccccaTTGCCCTCCACCATTTTAGCTTCCCACAGTGCCTACTCTGTATGTCATGTggatctttctgttccctctccaatgtttcctttcccctcccatgGTCTCCTTTATAGTTTCATAACCTATACCAACATCCACTacgtatgtacacatgtgtgaataTTCATCCAAAATTAGGATACACACATGGGAGAGAACATGGGATTTACAAAATATaatattcttattaattttttaaaaatttcattcatgtgtataatgtattttaattatatttattcccCACTTCTCCCCCAGATTTTCCCAGATTCACCACCCAACAAACCAATCCTCCCAGATtcatgttccatttttttttttcctttataacccAGGGAGTCCTATTTGTGCAGCCCATTCACTGGGACATGAGCAACCTACCAGGGACCATACTCTTACAGAAAACAGATGCTTTCTTCCCCAGAACCTATCAGCTGTCCACAGCTCCTCAGAAGCCCCTCTACCTTCTATACTGAAATATTGACTGGCTTCATCTCATTTCAGGTTTTGTGCAGGCAACTTGAACTTCTGGGAATTCATGAGTGCAGAGGCCCTGccatgttcagaagacactgcTTCACTATGGTCCCACacaacttctggctcttacaatctttctgtcctctcttctgcaatgGTGCCTGGGCACTGTGGGGAGGGACTATGTTAAAGACGTCTCATTGGTGGCTGGACACTGACAGACATTGATTCCCTTTGCTTTGTCCATTTCTGAGTCTCTGCATTAGCCATTGCCCACTGCACAAAggaacttctctgatgaagtctAGATGCTGCAGTGATTTCTGGGTATAGAGATGTAAATTTAGAGGGAAATTTGATACAATGTCCAGTTAGCAGAAATAATAATAGAAGATTCACCCTGGGGCCTAGGATCTCCCCAAGAATGGGTccttggccagatttacagttCCAGCATTTGTTCCTTCCACTGGCATAGGCCTTGAATCCAACCTCTTTCTCAGTCAGAAACATTTGGATAGCcctataacattcatgccactgttgTACCTATGGTCGTAGTTGCCACACCAGTTGTTATTGTAGCTCACGGGGTTCACATCTGGGTAAGATTTCTGAAAACTTTTTTCCCCCAGCAACTACACAGTTTTCAGTACTATGAAAACCAGCCAATTATGGAAAGCTTCCTGGTCAGGACCATCTTGATTCCTCCGAACCCTATGACCAAAGTTTGTTAGTTTTTTCCAGAAATAGGGTCCTACCATCAAATTCTAGTCAACAACCAAGAGCATAGCCTCTATTGTTGTGGAGGTGGGGTCTAGAAAacccttgaccaacaactcaagggGAAGTATCCCACACCTGgcactgaaatttttatttaacagcTTATGTCTTCTGTTTGGAGCCTGTGTAGGGTGATACCAATTCAACTTTTACAcgaatatatacatttatgacaTTCATAAAATAGTAGACTTTCATACatatttttcaaatgtccttAATGTTAGTTATTCCTTTTCCATCCTTTCCTCTACTCTTCCCTCTCATCTCTTTCTCAGCCTAAACCTGCCTCTTCATTATTCTCCTTCATGTAACCAATATTTTACTATCTCTACTCCCCTATGATATCATTTTTCCCTTACCATTAGTCTCCTCTTTCTAGTTGCCTATATTCCAAGTTAAACATACAGGTCTAAAATGTCTAAAAATGTAGTGCTAGGTCCACTTATGAGAAAATTtcacagtttcatttttctttatagctgagtaaCAGCCAATTGTAgtacattttcatcatccattcatcagttgatagacatTAATCTACACTTCCATTGAAACAatctatgttcatttagcaaactTACAGTAGCAGGTTCCCCCCTGGGTTCTTGACTGTATTTAGAGTATTTAGCATGTATTTCCTCCtgggagtgggccttaaattctATGATGAAGGGGTTAGTTACCATCACACCATCCATGCCACTATTGCGACTTTGGGTATATCCTGCCACACCAGCTATTGTTTTCATACcctagctattataaataaaacatcaatgaacatggatgagcatggGTCTCTGTAGTAGGATTTAAAGTCCTTTGGGTATAGCACTTCTTGCCTTCTGTTGTCttaatcttggccattctgatgaaatttcaagtactattttttttttttagaagatatGCTTTGGGGaattattcattatgtatacagtgttctgcctgcatgtatgtctgcaggccagaagagtacACTATATATCATTGCAGATGGTcatgaaccatcatgtggttgctgggaattgaattcaggacttttggaagaatagccagtgcttttaatggctgagacatctctccagccccagattttaAGTACTTCTAATCCTCATTTTTCCTAGTGGCTAAGGATGGTAAACActtcttaaaatgtttcttagccacttgtatttcttcttttgagaatgttCTGTTTGGTgagaaggttttttgttttgttttgtttttttgtttttgtttttgttttttaattgggttgtttgctttcttgatgCTTAAGGTTTTGGATTCTTTGTATATTCCAGAAAATAATATTCCGtcagatgtagtgggtagccattccagccttggcctggaagttccaacctccattgaggcttcagtaatggtcacgcctacaaggtggggctgagagaggatgctgaagacccaggatgtaaatgagaaggatctcttggtgccctgaccctggactctggaggtagaccgagcagagttcttcagagaacactgccagactgccccatacctttgccagaccctacaacctacctatcccttcatttgtaagttaccccacaaaataaacctcccttttaactacgtggagtggccttaataatttcaccaatatctggcacccaacatggggctcaaacccacgaccctgagattaagagtctctgACCTCCCTACAAGAACATGCCTCTTGCAAAGGATCTGTTTCATTCTTctccagaagaggaaaagaggaaacacaagaaaaagcacCAGGTGCAGAACCCCAATTCCTGCTTTATGGATATGAAATGCCCAGGATGCTATAAGATCACCACAGTCTTTAGTCATGCACAAATGGTAGTCTTGTGTGTTGGCTGCTCCACTATCCTCTGTCAGCTCacaggcagaaaagcaaggctgACAGAAGGATGCTCCTTCAGGAAAAAGCAGCACTGAAAAGCACCTGATTCAAGATGAGTGGGGACCATCCCAATaaacacattttgtgtgtgtgtgtgtatgtatatatatatacatatatatacatacaagctagctcagtcagtagagcatgagactcttgaTCACAGGGttgtgggttcgagccccacattgggcgccagatatttgtgaaattattaaggccacgtagttaaaagggaggtttatcttgttgggtaacttacaaatgaagggataggtaggttgtagggtctagcaaaggtatggcgagtccagcagtgttctctggagaactctgctcgttctatctccagcgtccagggtcagggcaccaagagatccttctcatttggatcctgggtcttcagcatcctctctcagccccaccttgtaagtgtgaccattactgaagcctcagtgggggttggaacttccaggccaagctggaatggctatccactacagtcagATGTATAGCTACCTAGAAGATGTTCCTAgaacactgttttctttcttagtctTGATCACCTCTCTTACTATATTTTTACTGAGCATCAGCCTTTTCTGCCTCAAAaatgtttgtttaatattttttaataaggATCCAAGAAATACATGGCAACTTTGGAAACAGAAAACCTTAACATTTTGTACTACAACACTGTTTCCTGACATTGTTCTGAGAGGAGAGTGTTTGGTGACTGAGAGGGATGGTTCCACCCTGTATCCAGAAGTCAAGTAGGACTGTAGATacctaaggttgacctctgagGAGGAAACTCACCCTGCCTGTGCTGAAGTCTGATTCCAATTACCTCATCATGCTgcctgggtagagagaggaaagattgagaaactatttctttatttaatcaCTGCCAAGCAAGGACATTGGTAAACAGCCTGGTATCTACTTAGCTGCCAACTTGGCAGGTAGttctaaagcaaaggaaaagtctACAGAGCAGATACTGTTTGGCTGAGTGCTAAGTCCTAGATCTTTTGGTTTTAGGCTTTGGGGTTTAACTATGTCATTATAAGCTAAGTCTGGTTAGTACTGCCTACCATGACCAAGCAGAGGACAGGGAACTGAAACCCTAAAGTTAAGTGATACTGTTGACCTCCTAGCCTACCTGATAAATCCTACAGCAAAGTTCACAGACCAGAAAGCTCAGCCAACTGGAATGTTCCAGGTCTTTGGATTTATTAGCTAATATAATTTCAAAGGGGGGAAATGTAGAGACAAGATAAGAGAtaaattgatagatgatagatagatagataggcagagagatgatagatggatagataggcagattgatgatagaagatagatggatggattgatagagatagatagatagatagatagatagatagatagatagatagacatagacagacagatagatgatagacaggtaGGTAGAGAGGTAGATCGACAGACAGAACCACACACATGGAAGACAAATGTTATTAGTCCACAAAAGAAGAGCACCTATTATTCATTTATTGCCATATTACCTCTTATacgcatgtgcctgtgtgtggaggtcagaggacaagttctTTCTTGGGTACCGTACCATCCaagctccttttctttcctcctccccttaACCCAgtttcccccattttttttcaGATAGCCTCCCTCTTAACTTAGAGCTAAGTAGGCTAAGCTGGGTGTCCAGAGAGCCCtggggatctacctgtctccatttcgtaagttctaggattacaagtgtgccccACCATAGCTAGCTTATTAACATGAATTCTttggatcaaactcaagtcctcacacttgcaagacaagcactttacttgCTGTAGCCTACTACTATCTCTTTAAATAGACATTTTACCTCTAAACCAGAGAGCTCTAGCTCAGAATTCAGGACAGTCTTTGCACTAGGTTTAATCACTAGGACTTAGTCAATGTactgttctttgcttttctttgtgccGAGAAGTCAGTGAAAACTTCATGTTGGGATGGAATTATCCTTTGACTTGCCTCTGGAAGTCCTGCCATTTGTTAAGATACTTTTAAGGTTAAAGTCCTCTTTTGGTGACTATTATAATCTAAGAATTCCTTAAGGTCCACTTCAAGTTCTTTCTCTACCTTGACGTTTTTTTCCTGGTTGTCTTCAACCACAACACCCTTCCTTCTCTGATTCCTACAGCACTTGTGGTATTGCTATCTAATctagtgttttaattttgttgagAGGGTTTTTAGACTTTCCAGTGTTGGAGAGGTTACAGTTTCATTTGGAGTGCTGGTTGGCTTGCTTGCCTTTAAGATAGGGTCTTccatatcctaggctggccttgacctcactatgtagctggggatgaccttagatttctgatcctcctgcctctgcctcctgagtgctgtgctgGGATGATTGGCTTGCATTTCCATACCCTGTCTATGCAGTGCTAGGACTGAACCCATAGCTTCCATCGTGCTAGACAATCATTGTATCAGTtcagctatgtccccagccctagCTGGTTTCTTTTTAAGctaaaatttaagttttaagctaaaatttaagttttattacAGAAAGAACCACCATATTAGACATGTCTGAAGGAAGTCCTCGTTGAGGCAAGCAAAGGTTTAGAACACTAGAAAACAGCCTGAGATTAGATGAAGTCCTTTGAAGTTGACATCCTGGAACCTCTCCTGTTTTCATCAGTTGACTAATCCGGTGAAAACAACTGATAATTGCTTCCAGAAAGGGACACAGCCCTTGGACTTTGATGTTATCCCTTGCCTTCCACGAGCTGAGTAAACATTAGAGCCACCACTCTTTCCCCTGGCTCAGATTGCCTATCGTTCTGATTTGGGTTGAATAGCAGCATCTGAGGTGGTATAAATTTTCCTTTGTCACAGGAAATGATTTGTGAATCATTAGCTCTGTAGCTTAGGAAATAATCCAAAGAATACACAGATAGAATTATACCACGGTAAAAGGTTTCTGTCCACCACAGGAAACAGTAGtgtgaagagagaagagacaacttacaatgaagaataaatgaaaatctttGCTTGCTAGTCACCTGACGGGAGATTAATATCTGGaatttataagaaaatgaaatgccAAAAGAATAATAAGCCAACCAGTAAATGGGCAGATCAACTGAACAGAtacttctcaaaagaagaaatggggcTCGGGGAATGGTTCAGTTGATAAGGTGCCTAGAACCCATGCAAAAtatccaggcatagtggtgcaggACAGGGGAGGTGGatacaggcagattcctggggcttgctggccagctggcctACTCTACTTGGTGAGCTCAGGCCAATGAGACACCATGTCTCAAAGGACATGGCTGCTGTTCCTGAGAAATGAtactcaaagttgtcctctagcctctAATGCAGACACATAGATGTATATCCACATACACTCAAAGTCATATACCCATAAAAAGAACCAATGGCCAATAAAGGCTTGAAAACTGTCCAATGTCTTTATCCaccacagaaatgaaaatcaaatataccttgagattctatcttactccaatcagaatggctatacgcaaaaacaaacaaacaaacaaacaaacaaaaaaaaagaacctctCAAAACAACAGATACTGTTAAGGATGGGAATGGTTAGGGAGAAACTCCTAGATAAAAGCTAAcagagtgtttgttttgtttgtttgcttcctctttttgttaaacatttatttgtgtgtgtgtgtgtgtgtgtgtgtgtgtgtgtgtgtgtgtgtgtgtgtgtgtgtctgaaaggCAACCTATGGAAATAAGCCCTCTCCCTCTAACATGTGGGTccgggatcaaactcagagcatCAGACCTGCCACTAAGCTCCTTTGCCTGCTGAGATATCTCACAGGCCCCagatctcacttttttttttttaaacaggattgATTTAATTCTGAAATCAGCTGACCTCTTCTGGGTCAGAGTTCTTGTCCCTCTACCATAATGACCAGAATTCTATTTACTTGGGAACACTGACAAACACATATTGATAATTTAATAGACCcgtttctcattttccttttaaagggCTGATCTTCCCTTTCTTAAGTAAATCCACTCTTGACTTTAAAACATGGTACATGtttgaaatatactttttaaCATTTGCAGATGCTAATGTCCAAGTGTATTGGACTCACCCTGGAAaggaaaattgttctctgatgACTTCTACCAAATCCCTAAACTTCCCCTGCCCAGGAGTTTGCACATTTGTGAAATGAGTATACTTCACAATAAAAACTGAGGCACTGGAGGGTGGGGACAATGCTGTGtgtgcacgagtgtgtgtgtgtgtgtgtgtgtgtgtgtgtgtgtgtgtgtgtgtgctcacgtaGTGAGTGTATGCAGATGCACATGTCTGCATATtcgtgcagaggtcagaggttgacactgagtatcttcctctgttgttttccatctcactgtttctttctttaacacagggtctcactatgtcactctgactggcctggagctttgTATGTAgacccaggctaacctcaaactcatgaagatctgcctgcttctgccttctgaatgctaggatgaaaggcatgtgctgctatgcttttgagacaagttctctcactggcctagaattcactagtCAGCCCAGCTTGCTGGCCCCAAAACGCCCCCAATCCACCTACTTCCATCTACCCActattgagattacaggcacatgtatttgtatttactcttttgaaaatttcatgcatgtatacaatttATCTTGATCTCTCTCCTTCAATTCCCCTTAGTCTCCCATCATATCCCCTCCCAATTTCAAGTccccccttttaaaaatttattttaaactttgttattaaatttaaaaaaatagcccACTGAGTCATAAGTCCCATAAGCATATGGTAGGGTCATCCCTGGGGCATGGGCAAGAACAGATGGCCACGCTCTCCTCTagtagccatcaactgccaactGCTCCTCAGCTGCAGCTGCAGGTGGTGTTTAAAGGCGCCCTCTGTCTTCTATGCTTGGCTTCTAACTGGTGAGATCTTGTGCATGTAACTTCATCTGCTGTGCATTCAAGTGTGCAGTAGCCAAGccatgcccagcagcagcagcagcagcagttcaCATtgctcttccccatcctctgcctcttacattcttttagtcctctcttccaagatgttccctgagccttggaagggGGCTTAATATAGATGTCCTGTCTGTGGCTAAGCATTCACTGTTGCTTGTTCTTGGCATTTTGAGCAGTAATGAATGcatctctgcattaaccactatCCATTGCAATAAGAAACTTCTCTGGCGAGGTTGGGAGCACAGATCTACAGCACAAATCTACAGTTATTCACCTAAATACTCATAAGGTAGTTTGACTACATAACTATTTAGAAAAACAATGTCACaaggttct comes from the Onychomys torridus chromosome 11, mOncTor1.1, whole genome shotgun sequence genome and includes:
- the LOC118593409 gene encoding 40S ribosomal protein S27-like, with translation MPLAKDLFHSSPEEEKRKHKKKHQVQNPNSCFMDMKCPGCYKITTVFSHAQMVVLCVGCSTILCQLTGRKARLTEGCSFRKKQH